CAGGCGATCTCGTTTTTGTCTCTTCATGCCTCGTTTCCCTCATTCTTTGATCTGGTGGAAAAGAAAACAGTGGTCACTTAATGTGCAGCCACAGGTAACGAATACCTTGAATAGGCGTTGTCGTCAATGCGCAAAATTCACGCCAGTGTCATAAATGTGAGCTACACAGAAATTCATTTGTACAAAAAATGTGAGCCAGCACAACTAATGTACGGAGCATATTGATAAAAAAAACCGCCACGGTTTTTAGCCATGACAGTTCATTTTTGATTAAATTTTCTTATGGCAGACGATTTAGCTGTGCCGCAATACTCGCCGCCTCCTGCTGCCAGCCTTGAGCCAACATTTTCACCATTTCGTCATACCCATCTTGCTGCTGCTTGAGCTCAATATGGAACGGCCGCTTAATCAGTTGCCCCTGATGTTTGAGCAACCACTCGCCGCTGACGATAACGCGACCATCATACCGCCCGTGAAAACCGGTCACCGTAACATTCAGCGTGTCCTGCTCGCTGCCCAACGGCTGCGATGCCACAACCCAACCCGGCAATTGATTGCTCAGGTTAGCGACCAGCGTATTGCGTAGCTGCTGATCAAGTGGGCTGGCCCACAGATTGTTATTCGCAATAACATATTGCACATCCGTGGTTTGATACACTACACCATTCCCCGCCAGGTAATCCGGCACTGAAACCTGCTCAACCCATAATTGATGATTGCCCTGGCTCTGCCCGGTGCTGGCCTGCACTGCCGTTTGTGGCGGTGACGGTAACTGGTAATAACTTTTATTGTCACCACTGCTGCTACATGCCGTCAGCAACAGCGCCACAATGATTAGCGCGCTCTTTTTCATTGTTTCGCCCTCTTCGGCTGCGGATCGTCTTTCCCTTTCGCTTCGAATACCAGCGCATTACTCTTGTCGTTGAGTGTTTTCAGCACCGGTTGCAATTCCCGCAGTACCTGATCCAGGCGCTGCATATCCGCCACCATCTTGTTATAGGCAGCAGAGCCAGGCTGGAAGCCCTGCATGCTGCGATTCAGCTCACGCAGCGTAGACTGCATATCCGCCGGAAGCTGTTGCATCGACTGGCTGGCCGTCAGCTTGTTAAGATTATCCAGCGTCGTTTGCAGACGTTTAAGCGTCTGCTGACTTTCAGCAAGCGTTGACGTCGCCTGCTGGATCATCGGATTCAGCGGCAGATTATTGATCTTATCCAACGTATCCATCAGACGCTGCTGTATCTGCGCCAGTCCGCCGCTCACGGTTGGAATGATCTGGTAGCCCGCAAACTCCCGCATGCCACTTACGGCAGGTACATTGTTGTAGAAGTCGAGGTCGACATACAGTGCGCCAGTAATAATATTCCCGGTCTTCAACGAAGCGCGCAGGCCGTGTTTGAGCAGTTCATTCAGACGCGCGCTCACATCAGGATCTTCACCCAGTTCATTAACCAAACGCCCGGGTTCAATACGGACCAGCACAGGAATGCGGTAATCATCATTCAGCGCCTGACGCATACCGGCAGTGAAGAATGGCACCCGACTTACCGTGCCCAGACGAATGCCGCGAAATTCAACCGGCGCGCCAGGTTGCAGGCCACGAATCGAATCTTTGAAGAACATCAGGTAGTCGATGTGCTCGGTATAGAGCGACTCCTGAATGCTGCGCTGATCGTCATACAGCGTGAAAGCGGTGTTCTCGGCTACTGGCTGGCCCAGATCCACGCCTTCCGGCACGTCAAAACTGACGCCGCCGCCGAACAGCGTAGCCAGCGAGCCCATCTCCACGCGCATCCCGGCGGAGGTCAAATCAACGGCGATCCCGCTGTCTTTCCAGAAACGCACATTGCTGGTCACCAGCCGATCGTTCGGCGCATTGATAAACAACTGATAACTCATCGTGCGTTTTTGCGTATCGAACGTGCTGGTCTCAACCGAACCGACGCGATAACCACGGAACAGTACCGGATCGCCGGGGCTCAATTGCCCGGCTTTGCTGCTGTCAAGGATCACACGGATGCCTTTGGCGTCAGGCGGTGCCAGCGGTGGGGAGTCGAGCAAGTTATAACGCTCCGGTGCGCTGCCTTTTGCGCCCGGCTGCAGTTCAATATAAGCCCCCGAAAGCAGCGTGCCCAGACCGCTAATCCCTTCACGACCGACCTGCGGTTTCACAACCCAGAAAACAGAATCGTCATGCAGCAACTTTTCCATCCCGGAGTTAAGCCGCGCCTTGATTTCCACACGGGTTAGATCGTCAGTCAGCGTCGTGCTTTCAACCACACCAACATCAACGCTGCGACTCTTGATGGTGGTCTTACCGCCGACAATTCCCTCGGCATTGGTGGTGATCAGTGTCACCTCCGGCCCCTGGTGGCTGTAATGATAAAAGAGGATCCATGCGCCAATCAGCGCCGTAACGATCGGGAAAATCCACACCGGCGACCAGTTTCTCACCTTTTGCACGTTGGCTTCCCCACTCTTATTCTCCATGCTCTAACGACTCCTCATGGTGCGTTTGTGGCTCACGATCCCAGCTCAAGCGTGGATCGAAAGTCATTGCCGCAAACATCGTGATAATAACGACCAGCGCAAACATCAGCGCACCCATCGCAGGATAAATATTCATCAGCCCGCCCATCCGCACCAGCGCAGAAAGTACGGCAATTACAAACACGTCAATCATTGACCAGCGCCCGACAAACTCCACCACTTCATAAATAAAGTGCATCCGCTCGCAGTCTCGTCGGCCATGGCCTTTGGCATCAATACAGAGCCAGGCAATGCCTATCATTTTCAGCGTCGGCACCATAATACTGGCGATAAAAATCACCAGCGCCACCGGGTAAGAACCCTCGCTCCACAGCAAAATCACCCCGGCGAGAATGGTCGATGGCATGCGATCGCCCAGTAGGTCGGTCACCATGATCGGCAGAATATTAGCAGGCAGATAAAGCATCATCGCAGTCACCAACAGCGCCAGCGTCCACTGGATACTATTGCGCCGCCGGGCGTGTCCACGCGTGTGGCAGCGCGGGCAAATAGGTTGTTCGATCGCGACAATCGCCGTACAGCATGGGCAGGAACGCAGCCCCTGACGGATCCCCGGCACACCGACGCGCAATACCTGCGGCGGCTGTGGCGCAGGTGCAATGTCATCCCACAACCAGTGGCGATCAACGCACTGGAAAGCGCGCAATTGCAACAAACAGAACAGGCACCAGGGAATAAAACTGCTACCAATGCCGATATCGCCATAGGCCATCAGCTTAACAAAACTCACCAGCACGCCTGCGAGAAAAATCTCCGCCATTCCCCAGCTTTTTAGCTGAAATAACACCCGCGCCAGATTGATGCGCAGACGAAAATCCATCGGCACACGATTCACCAGCAGCAGGATAGTCACCAGGCAGAATGCCGGAACCAGTTGTACAAACAGCAGAAAGAAAGTGCCAAGGCTGGCGTAATCTTCAGAAAAGAGCACGCCGGGGATTTCCAGCAGTGTGACCTCGCTGGCGACACCGGCGACTTGCATATTAACGAAGGGAAAAAGGTTGGCGAGCAACAGCATGAACAGCGCCACAATGGCATAAGCTGTGGGACGCTGCCGGGGCGCGTCCCATTCGGTTGTCAGTGTTGTGCCACAGCGCGGACAAGTCGCTTTATGACCGTGCTGCAACTGCGGCAGTGCCACCAGCATGTCACATTGCGAACAAAGAATGTGTCGTGTGGCGTGGTGGTGTTCACACATACTGACTCCCTTTATGCGCCGTTTTTCAAAGCCTCCAGATACTCCCAGCGTTCAAACGCCTCTTCCAGCGCCTGTTCCGCCGCAGCCATATCAGCTAAGACTTTTTGCGTATGATCATGTGGCTGGCTAAAGAAGCTGGCATCGGCGACCTGCGCCTGTAAATCTCCCAGTTCCGCTTCCAGTTGTTCCAGCTTTTGCGGCAGCTGTTCCAGTTCTCGTTGCAGGTTATAGCTTAGTTTGTTACTGCTGCGTTTGACATTTTCTGCTTTGGTTACTGGAACTTCCACCGTTTTCTTCGCCGCTGCCTGTTTAAAGGCCTGCGAAGAGGCTTGCTGAGCGCGAGCATCGTGATAACCGCCAACATATTGCCCAATCCGGCCTTCGCCTTCGAAAATCCAGCATTCAGTCACGGTATTATCCACAAACTGACGATCGTGGCTCACCAACAGAACGGTGCCCTGATAACTATCAATCAACTCTTCCAGCAGTTCCAGTGTTTCCACATCCAGGTCGTTGGTCGGTTCATCGAGAATCAACAGGTTGCTGGGTTTCAGGAACAAACGCGCCAGTAACAGACGGTTGCGTTCCCCGCCGGAGAGTGCGCGTACCGGCGTCATCGCCCGTTTCGGATGGAACAAGAAGTCCTGCAGATAGCCCAGAATATGGCGCGGCTTGCCGTTCACCAGCACTTCCTGCTTGCCTTCAGCCAGGTTGTCCATCACCGTTTTATCCGGATCAAGTTCGGCACGGTGCTGATCGAAGTACGCCACTTCCAGCTTGGTACCCACATGCACGCGGCCGCTGTCAGCTTTCAGTTGATCCAGCATCAGCTTCAGCAAGGTGGTTTTACCGCAGCCGTTTGGGCCAATCAGCGCAATTTTATCGCCGCGCTGTACCTGCGTGGAGAAGTCACGCACCAGCACTTTGCCCTCGACGCCATAATTAACGTTTTCCATCTCAAAGACGATCTTGCCGGAGCGAGATGCCTCTTCGACCTGCATCTTCGCGCTACCCATCACTTCACGGCGTTCACTGCGCTCGCGACGCATCGCTTTCAGCGCACGGACGCGGCCTTCATTACGGGTACGGCGCGCTTTAATCCCCTGGCGGATCCACACTTCTTCCTGCGCCAGTTTGCGGTCGAACTCGGCATTTTGCAGCTCTTCAACGCGAAGGTTCTCTTCTTTCTCCAGCAGGTAGGTATCGTAATCACCAGGATAGGTAACCAGCTTGCCGCGATCGAGATCGACTATGCGCGTCGCCATATTGCGGATAAAAGAACGGTCGTGCGAGATAAAGATAATGGTGCCGCTAAAGGTTTTCAGGAAACCTTCCAGCCAGTCGATCGCTTCAATATCCAGGTGGTTCGTCGGTTCGTCCAGCAGCAGCACTTTAGGCCCGCTGACCAGCGCACGGCCCAGCGCCGCTTTACGCAACCAGCCACCGGATAATGCCGACAGCTCCATATCCGGCTCCAGGCCGAGTTGCCCCAGCACTTCATTGATACGATCTTCCAGCTGCCACAGGCCGTGGTGATCCAACATCTCCTGCACTTTCGCCAGTTCATTGAGATTTTTATCACTCGGGTCGGTCATCACCAGATGGGAGATTTCGTGATAACGCTTCAGATACTCAGCCTGTTCAGAAATACCTTCCGCAACGAAGTCATAGACGCTACCGGTGACATTACGCGGCGGGTCCTGCTGCAGACGCGAAACAATCAGATCCTGTTCGTAAACAATGCGGCCATCATCTAGCCCCTGTTCGCGGTTGAGAATCTTCATCAGCGTCGATTTACCTGCGCCATTACGGCCAACCAGACAGACGCGTTCGTTTTCTTCGATATGCAGTTCAGCATTATCGAGAAGCGGCGCATCGCTGAACGACAGCCACGCGCCATGCATACTGATTAATGACATTTATTTATCCTTTCAGGCTGCGGTAATCAGCCAGCAGTTGTGGATTTGACGGTTGCGGGCAAAATCCTGCGACTGCGTTTTTTGGGTAATTTCTTGTGCCTGCAGACCCAGTTTCGCCAGC
The Kosakonia oryzae genome window above contains:
- the pqiC gene encoding membrane integrity-associated transporter subunit PqiC — encoded protein: MKKSALIIVALLLTACSSSGDNKSYYQLPSPPQTAVQASTGQSQGNHQLWVEQVSVPDYLAGNGVVYQTTDVQYVIANNNLWASPLDQQLRNTLVANLSNQLPGWVVASQPLGSEQDTLNVTVTGFHGRYDGRVIVSGEWLLKHQGQLIKRPFHIELKQQQDGYDEMVKMLAQGWQQEAASIAAQLNRLP
- the pqiB gene encoding intermembrane transport protein PqiB; its protein translation is MENKSGEANVQKVRNWSPVWIFPIVTALIGAWILFYHYSHQGPEVTLITTNAEGIVGGKTTIKSRSVDVGVVESTTLTDDLTRVEIKARLNSGMEKLLHDDSVFWVVKPQVGREGISGLGTLLSGAYIELQPGAKGSAPERYNLLDSPPLAPPDAKGIRVILDSSKAGQLSPGDPVLFRGYRVGSVETSTFDTQKRTMSYQLFINAPNDRLVTSNVRFWKDSGIAVDLTSAGMRVEMGSLATLFGGGVSFDVPEGVDLGQPVAENTAFTLYDDQRSIQESLYTEHIDYLMFFKDSIRGLQPGAPVEFRGIRLGTVSRVPFFTAGMRQALNDDYRIPVLVRIEPGRLVNELGEDPDVSARLNELLKHGLRASLKTGNIITGALYVDLDFYNNVPAVSGMREFAGYQIIPTVSGGLAQIQQRLMDTLDKINNLPLNPMIQQATSTLAESQQTLKRLQTTLDNLNKLTASQSMQQLPADMQSTLRELNRSMQGFQPGSAAYNKMVADMQRLDQVLRELQPVLKTLNDKSNALVFEAKGKDDPQPKRAKQ
- the pqiA gene encoding membrane integrity-associated transporter subunit PqiA → MCEHHHATRHILCSQCDMLVALPQLQHGHKATCPRCGTTLTTEWDAPRQRPTAYAIVALFMLLLANLFPFVNMQVAGVASEVTLLEIPGVLFSEDYASLGTFFLLFVQLVPAFCLVTILLLVNRVPMDFRLRINLARVLFQLKSWGMAEIFLAGVLVSFVKLMAYGDIGIGSSFIPWCLFCLLQLRAFQCVDRHWLWDDIAPAPQPPQVLRVGVPGIRQGLRSCPCCTAIVAIEQPICPRCHTRGHARRRNSIQWTLALLVTAMMLYLPANILPIMVTDLLGDRMPSTILAGVILLWSEGSYPVALVIFIASIMVPTLKMIGIAWLCIDAKGHGRRDCERMHFIYEVVEFVGRWSMIDVFVIAVLSALVRMGGLMNIYPAMGALMFALVVIITMFAAMTFDPRLSWDREPQTHHEESLEHGE
- a CDS encoding ABC transporter ATP-binding protein — protein: MSLISMHGAWLSFSDAPLLDNAELHIEENERVCLVGRNGAGKSTLMKILNREQGLDDGRIVYEQDLIVSRLQQDPPRNVTGSVYDFVAEGISEQAEYLKRYHEISHLVMTDPSDKNLNELAKVQEMLDHHGLWQLEDRINEVLGQLGLEPDMELSALSGGWLRKAALGRALVSGPKVLLLDEPTNHLDIEAIDWLEGFLKTFSGTIIFISHDRSFIRNMATRIVDLDRGKLVTYPGDYDTYLLEKEENLRVEELQNAEFDRKLAQEEVWIRQGIKARRTRNEGRVRALKAMRRERSERREVMGSAKMQVEEASRSGKIVFEMENVNYGVEGKVLVRDFSTQVQRGDKIALIGPNGCGKTTLLKLMLDQLKADSGRVHVGTKLEVAYFDQHRAELDPDKTVMDNLAEGKQEVLVNGKPRHILGYLQDFLFHPKRAMTPVRALSGGERNRLLLARLFLKPSNLLILDEPTNDLDVETLELLEELIDSYQGTVLLVSHDRQFVDNTVTECWIFEGEGRIGQYVGGYHDARAQQASSQAFKQAAAKKTVEVPVTKAENVKRSSNKLSYNLQRELEQLPQKLEQLEAELGDLQAQVADASFFSQPHDHTQKVLADMAAAEQALEEAFERWEYLEALKNGA